A stretch of DNA from Roseovarius faecimaris:
CAGCTTCGAGCTGGAGGTGGGCTCCTGGCTCTTCACCTTCAACTCGGGCTACTACATCGCCGCGGTAGTGATGCTGATCGCCTTCTACCTCTCGATCCGGATCTTCCGTTCGCCCTTCGGCATGATGCTGCGCGCGGTGAAATCCAACCAGCAGCGGATGAACTATACCGGGCTGAACTCCAAGCCCTATACCCTCGCCGCCTTTGTCATTTCGGGCATGTATGCCGGTCTTGCCGGTGGCCTGATGGTGGCAATGGACACGCAGGTGGGCCCGGAACGGATGTTCTGGACGGCCTCGGGCGAGGTGGTTCTGATGACCATCCTCGGCGGCGCCGGCACGCTGATCGGCCCAGTCCTGGGCGCAGGCATGATCAAATACATGGAAAACATCATTTCCAAGATCAACTCGAACATCCTGCATGAATGGTTCTACTGGATGCCCGACGGGATGGAGGATTTCGTGATCGCGATCATCTATCCCTTCATCGGCAAAGGCTGGCACCTGACGCTGGGTATTATCTTCATGCTTGTGGTGATCTTCCTGCCCGGTGGCCTTGTCGAAGGGGGACAGCGCATTCGCAAGCTGTTCTCCAAGAAGGCCAGCACCGGTGGCGACGACAAAGCCACACAATCCACGCCTGCGGAATAAGGAGACGGACCAATGGGAATCCTTGAGGTTAGCAACGTCAACAAGCGCTTCGGCGGTCTGCAGGCCCTGGGCGACGTGAACCTGAGCGTGCAGGACCAATCAGTGCACGCGATCATCGGCCCCAACGGGGCGGGCAAATCCACCCTGCTCAACTGCCTGGTGGGCAAGCTCATCCCCGATACCGGCTCGGTCATGTTCGACGGCCAGTCGGTGCTGGGACGCAAGCCCTATGAGATCAATCAGATGGGCATCTCCCGCGTGTTCCAGACCCCCGAGATCTTCGGCGATCTGACCGTGCTGGAAAACATGATGATCCCGATTTTCGCCAAGCGCGACGGGGCCTTCCGGATGCATGCCATCGAAAGCTCGAACAACGAGAGCGAAGTGATCGACCAGGCCATGGAGATGCTGGAAAGCCTGAACATGGCCGATGCCCGCAATGATCATGCCGCGGCGATGAGCCGGGGCAACAAGCGTCGGCTTGAGATCGGGATGTGTCTCGCCCAGAACCCGCGCCTGCTGCTTCTGGACGAGCCGACGGCCGGCATGGCGCGCGCCGACACCAACAACACCATCGATCTGTTGAAACAGATCAAGGACGAGCGCGACATCACCATCGCCATCATCGAACACGACATGCATGTGGTGTTCTCCCTCGCCGAACGGATCACCGTTCTGGCGCAGGGCACCCCGCTGGTGGAAGACACGCCCGACAATATCAAAGGCCATCCCAAGGTGCGCGAAGCGTATCTCGGCGAGAGCGCGTAAAGGAGACGAGCCATGAACGTCAAACCCGACTTCTCAAAGGGCCACAGCCACGCCGAAACCGCCCCCGCCTTCCTGTCGGTCTGGTCGCTTCAGGCGTATTACGGCGAAAGCTACATCGTCCAGGACATCAGCTTCAACGTGCATGAGGGCGAGATCCTCGCGCTGCTGGGCCGCAATGGCGCCGGCAAGACCACGACGCTGCGCTCGATTGCCCGGATGGACAACCCGCAGGTGCTGCATGGCGAGATCTGGCTGGATCACCAGCCGCTGCACAAGATGAAAAGCCATGAGGCCGCGGCTGTCGGCATTGGCCTCGTCCCCGAAGACCGCTGCATCATCCCCGGCCTCACGGTCGAGGAAAATCTGCAACTGGCGCAGATCGCCCCGCCCATCGGCTGGTCGCTGGATCGTCTTTACGAACTCTTCCCGCGCCTCGCTGAACGGCGCAAGCAGGAGGGCGTGACCCTTTCGGGCGGTGAGCAGCAGATGCTCGCCGTGGCCCGTGCCCTTGCCCGTGACATCAAGGTGCTGTTGCTGGACGAGCCTTACGAAGGGCTGGCCCCGGTCATCGTGGACGAGATCGAGAAAACCCTGCGCGTCATCAAGGAACAGGGCATCACCACGATCATCGTCGAACAGAACGCGATCCGCGCGCTGGAACTGGCCGACCGGGCGGTGATCCTTGACACCGGCGGCATTGTTTTCGACGGCACCGCCGCGGAAGTGCTTGAAAACGAAAGCCTGCGCGCCGAGTATCTGGCCATCTGATCACGCGTCTCCCCGCCGTTCGCGCGGCGGGGGCCTTTCTTCACTGCTACGACAAGGATGCCGACCATGTCCTCCAAAACCTATCCCCCTTCGTCAGAGTTTTCGTCCGGTGCGCATGTTGATGCGGGGCGGTATGAGGAGATGTATGCGGCGTCGCTGGCGGATCCGGAGGGGTTCTGGGCGGAGCAGGCCAAGCGGATCGACTGGATCAAGCCGTTCACCCGCGTGAAGGATGTGGATTTTTCCTTCGGCAATGTCTCGATCAAGTGGTTCGAGGATGGCACGCTCAACGTATCGGCCAACTGTATCGACCGGCATCTGGCCACGCGCGGCGACCAGACCGCGATCATCTTCGAGCCTGACGACCCGAACGAGCCCGCCCAGCACATCACCTACAAGGAGCTGCACGCCCAGGTCTGCAAGATGGCCAATGTGCTCAAGGCTCTCGGCGTGGGCAAGGGCGACCGGGTGGTGCTCTATCTGCCGATGATCCCCGAGGCGGCCTATGCGATGCTGGCCTGCACGCGGATCGGCGCCATTCACTCCATCGTCTTTGCCGGGTTCTCGCCTGATGCTCTGGGCGCGCGCGTCAATGGCTGTGACGCCAAGCTGGTGATCACCGCCGATCACGCCCCGCGCGGCGGCCGCATCACCAAGCTGAAGGACAATGTGAACCAGGCGCTGCTGAACGATTTTGACGAGGTCAAATGCCTTGTCGTCAAGCGCACCGGCGATCCGATCGCCTGGCGCAACGAGCTGGATTTCTGGTGGCATGAAGAAGCCGAGAAGGTTTCGGATGACTGCCCGCCCGAGGAGATGGGCGCCGAAGATCCGCTCTTCATCCTCTACACGTCAGGCTCCACCGGTCAGCCCAAGGGCGTGGTGCATACCACCGGCGGGTACCTCACCTATGCCGCCATGACCCATGAGATCACCTTCGACTATCATGACGGCGATATCTACTGGTGCACGGCCGATGTGGGCTGGGTCACGGGGCACAGCTATATCGTCTATGGCCCGCTGGCCAATGGCGCCACCACGCTGATGTTCGAAGGCGTGCCGACCTATCCGGATGCCTCCCGCTTCTGGCAGGTCTGCGAGAAGCACAAGGTGAACCAGTTCTACACCGCGCCGACCGCCCTGCGCGCGCTGATGGGCCAGGGCAACAGCTTTGTCGAGGCCTGCGATCTGAGCTCGCTGAAGGTGCTGGGCACGGTGGGGGAGCCGATCAACCCCGAGGCCTGGAACTGGTATAACGAGGTGGTGGGCCAGGGCCGCTGCCCGATCGTCGACACCTGGTGGCAGACCGAGACCGGCGGCCACCTGATGACCCCGCTGCCGGGCGCCCATGCGCTCAAGCCCGGGGCGGCGATGAAGCCCTTCTTTGGGGTGAAGCCCGTGGTGCTGGAGCCTGCGAGCGGCGAGATCATCGAGGGCAATGGCGTCGAGGGCGTGCTCTGCATTGCCGACAGCTGGCCCGGGCAGATGCGCACGGTCTGGGGCGATCACGAGCGCTTCATGAAGACCTATTTCGCCGATTACAAAGGCTATTACTTCACCGGCGACGGCTGCCGCCGCGACGAGGATGGCGACTACTGGATCACCGGCCGGGTCGATGACGTGATCAACGTCTCGGGCCACCGGATGGGCACGGCCGAGGTGGAAAGCGCGCTGGTCGCCCATTCCAAGGTCTCCGAGGCCGCCGTGGTGGGCTACCCGCATGCGATCAAGGGCCAGGGCATCTATTGCTACGTCACACTGATGGCCGGCGAAGAACCCTCGGACGAGCTGCGCCAGGAACTGCGCACCTGGGTCCGCCAGGAGATCGGCCCGATCGCGTCCCCCGACCTGATCCAGTGGGCCCCGGGCCTGCCGAAAACCCGCTCCGGCAAGATCATGCGCCGCATCCTGCGCAAAATCGCTGAAAACGACTACGCAACCCTCGGCGACACCTCCACCCTCGCCGACCCCTCCGTCGTCGATGACCTCATCGAAAACCGGATGAATAAGGCATAGCACTCCCTGTGGACGGTCGCTTCGGAGGCCGCACATACCTTGCGGGCCGGGTCATTCCCGGCTCGTTTTTTCTTTGCGCATAGCCAGGAACACGCCTGCCCCCGCCACCGCCATCCCGAGCCAGGCCAGCGGCGGCATCACCTCGCCCAGCAGCGCCCAGGCGACAAGCGCCGCGCCGGGCGGGACGAGAAACAGCAGCGCTGAAACCCGCGCCACATCGCCCGCCCGGATCATCGCCAGCAACAGCCCCACCGCGATGACCGAATTACCGATGACAAGATAGGCCAGCGCCGCCCCGAATTCCCATGTCCAGTGCACCTGCATGTCTTCGAGCAGCAGCATTGCCGGCACGATCCCCACAAGACCCGCCGCATACCCGACCAGATTGGCCGTGACCGGGTGGTGGCTGAGGCCAAAGCGTTTCTCCCAGAGCGAGCCGCCGGTGATCCCCGCCAGCCCGAGAAAGGCAAACACAAATCCGATCAGGCTCGGCGTTTCGATGCTGAGCCGGGCCGAAATGACCAGACCTGCCCCGGCCAGCCCGAGACCAAGCCCAAGCCATTGCCGACCGCCCACCCTCTCTCCGTTCCAGCGTGGCACGATCAGCGCCACGAGGACCGGTTGCAGTGACATCAGCAACGCCACCGTCCCTGCCGCCACGCCCGCGTGAAAGGCAATGTAGGACATGCCGAAATACACCGCCTGAATCAGGAACCCGACCATGGCCAGATGCCCCCATTCCGCGCGGGTTTTCGGAACCGGCGGGCGCAACACGATAAAGATCGCGCCCATGACCACCACAACGACCCCGAACCGAAGCGCCAGAAGCGTCAAGGGCCCGGTATAGTGCAGCCCGAGCTTGGCCACAGCATAGCCGCCCGACCAAAGGCAGAGAAAAATGACAGGCGCAAAGGCCAGCCAGAGCGGGCGGGATGCGGGCACGCAGATCGTCCTTCTTGACGCAATCGCGCTCACGGTGGCGCAAGCCGTGACCATGTGCAATCCGCTTTCACCTCTTTCTTGGATCAATCGTATTATCAATGATTTGCGAGGCGTTCTTGATACAGAGACGCCCGTTTGCGACATGGCGTCGCAAACCGGCAAGACAGGCCCGCAGCGCCTGACCACCCTTGGCGGGTTCACCTGCGCCAGGAAAGTCATGACAGAGCTCAGCCAAAAGGACATCTATAGCCCGCCGATGCGGGCGATCCACGGCATTTTATGTGTCGAGATCGCCATGGTGTTCTATGCCGTGCAGGACGCGATGATGAAATCGCTGCTCGAGACCTATTCGGTCTGGATGCTGATCTTCTTTCGCGCGCTAGTCTCGGTGATCATCCTGAGCCCGATCATCCTCTGGCTCGGGGCCCCCTATCGCATTCTCACGCCGCTCTGGCCCATTCACGCGGTGCGCGGCGCGCTTTTTGCCATTGCCTTTGCGCTGTTCTATGCCGCCTTCCCCTTCATGGGGCTGGCCGAGGTTGTGACGATCTTTTTCTCGGCCCCGCTTTTTACCGCGATTCTGGCCGCGCTCTGGCTGAAGGAGACGATCGGGCCGCATCGCGCGGGCGCTCTGATTGTCGGCTTCATCGGCATTCTTATCGCGATGAACCCCACGGGCGACAGCTTCACCTGGGTGGCGCTGCTGCCTCTGGGTACGGCGGTGATGTACGCGGTCAGTCAGGTGCTGGCGCGGATCATCGGCGACCGCGAAACTACGCTGACAGTGGGCCTTCACACGCTGTTTTTCTCAGGGCTGGCGATCTTGCCCTTCGGCTGGCTGGTGGCGCAGATTGTCGGCGGCAATCCCGAGTTCCGGCACCTTGATTTCAACTTCTTCAGCCAGTTCTGGGCCGGCTGGGATATCCTGATCTTCATGGGCGCAATCGGCATGGTCGGCTATGTGCTTCTGGGGCGGGCCTATCAGGTGGCCCCGGCGAGCCTGATCGCGCCGTTCGACTATACCTACCTGCCCATTGCCGTGGCGCTTGGTTATTTCCTGTTTGACGAGGTGCCGCCACAGACCACAATCCTCGGCATGGGACTGATCATCCTGAGCGGGCTTTATCTGGGTTATCGCGAAATCCGCGCGCTCCGGAAAACCGAAGAGCCCGCCATCGTGGCCGAAACGACCTTTGTTCCGGGCAATCCGCTGCCCGCGCAGGTGACGGACGAATACGAGGCGCCCGATCAACCGGGGTCAAGATGAGCACACTCACCGCGACCTCCCCCGATGTGGCCCGGACCCAGGGAATGCTGCTGGTGTTTCTGGCGGGTGTTCTTTGGTCCACGGTAGGATTGGGCATAAGGCTGATCGAGGAGGCGCAGGTCTGGCAAATCCTGATTTACCGGTCTGCCGCGCTCTCTCTTCTGCTCTTTGTCGTGATCCGCCTGCGGTCGGGTCGGAATCCCTTTGCACTGGCGCGCCGGGCGGGCTGGATCGGGTTTCTCGGGGCGGTGTCGCTGGTCGCGGCCTATTCCGGCGGGATTTACGCCATTCAGACAACCTCCGTCGCCAATGCGATGCTGCTTTTTGCCAGCGCGCCGTTCATGACCGCGATCCTGGGCCTTCTGATCTTGCGCGAACGGGTCCGCTGGCAGACATGGGCCGCCATTGCGCTGGCCATCGCCGGGATCACTGTGATGGTCTGGGACAAATCGGGCGCCACCCAATGGTCCGGCAATCTGGCCGCTCTTGGGTCTGCCTTCGGCTTTGCGGTCTTTACCATCACGCTCCGGATCAATCGCGCAGGCGAAACCCTTCCGATTGTCTTTCTGTCCGGCATTATCGGCATTCCGATCATGATCCTGATCTGCACCGCCTCGGGCCTGCCGCTTCTGATCACCCCGCGCGACACCTCCATCGCTCTGGCGATGGGCATGTTCCAGGTCGGCGCGGGGCTCGTCCTCTATACGCTGGGTTCCAGATCCGTTCCAGCGGTGGAACTGACGCTGCTGTCACTGGCCGAGGTGGTCCTCGCGCCGTTCTGGGTCTGGCTGGTGATCGGCGAGGTGCCCAGCCACTTCACCATAATCGGCGGGGCGATCCTGCTTTTGGCCATCATCGGCAATGCCGTCACCGGCATCCGCCGCAAACCGCCCATCCTGCCCGGATAGGCGCGCGGCCGGGGTTTCCCTGATTTGCCTCACGATTGCCTGAAAGACGGCATACAACCAGACGAAATGCCCGCTTTTCTAAGGCCAAGCCATGGCCTATAAGCGGTGAAAACGAATTGCGGTGACGATACGTCATCCCTCTCTTGCCTGTCGAGGAACCTCATGCCCAAAACCAACCACGAGTCGGATGTTGCTTTCATCAAAGCGCTGGCGGAATTGCTCAACGAGAACGAGCTGACCGAACTTCAGGTCAAGCGTGAATATGGCGAAAACGACAGCCTGAACGTGCGCGTGAGCCGCCGTCAGGACGTCGCGGCACAGGTTGCCCTGCCCGCTGCGGCCCCGGTCGCGGCGGCAGCACCCGCAGCAGCGGCCCCGGCGGCAAGTGCGGCAGAGCCTGCCGCCCCCGCCGACGATCCCGCCAACCACCCCGGCGCGGTCACCTCGCCCATGGTCGGCACCGTCTATATGCAGGCCGAACCCGGCGCGCCCTCTTTCGTGAGCGTGGGCGATCAGGTCTCCGAAGGGGATACGCTTCTCATCGTGGAAGCGATGAAAACCATGAACCACATCCCCGCCCCGCGCAGCGGCACCGTCAAGCGTATCCTGATCGAGGATGGCGCGGCGGTCGAGTTTGGCTCTCCCCTGATGATCATCGAATAAGGCGGGCTGGCCGATGTTCGAAAAAATCCTCGTTGCCAACCGTGGTGAAATTGCCCTGCGCGTGATCCGCGCCGCGCGTGAGATGGGCATCCGCTCTGTCGCCGTCCATTCGACCGCCGACAGTGACGCGATGCATGTGCGCATGGCTGATGAAAGCGTCTGCATCGGCCCGCCGCCGGGTGTGGACAGCTATTTGTCCATCCCCGCGATCATCGCCGCCTGCGAAGTGACCGGCGCACAGGCGATCCACCCCGGTTACGGCTTTCTCAGCGAAAACGCCAATTTCGTGCAGATCGTCGAGGATCACGGGCTCAGCTTCATCGGCCCCACGGCCGAACATATCCGCATCATGGGCGACAAGATCACCGCCAAGGACACAATGAAGAAGCTTGGCGTGCCTTGCGTGCCCGGCTCCGATGGCGGTGTTGCGAACCTTGCAGAAGCGAAAAAACTGGCCGGAGAGATGGGCTATCCCGTCATCGTCAAGGCCACGGCGGGCGGCGGCGGCCGCGGGATGAAAGTGGCCGAGAGCGCAGAGAAGCTTGAAAGCGCCTTCATGACCGCACGCTCCGAGGCCAAATCGGCCTTCGGCAATGACGAGGTCTATATCGAGAAATACCTCACCACGCCCCGCCATATCGAGATCCAGGTCTTCGGCGATGGCAAGGGCCAGGCCGTGCATCTGGGCGAGCGTGACTGCTCTCTTCAGCGCCGCCACCAGAAAGTCCTCGAAGAGGCCCCCGGCCCCGTCATCACCGACGAAGAGCGCGCGCGTATCGGCAAAATCTGCGCCGACGCTGTGGCACAGATCAACTATGCCGGCGCCGGCACGATCGAATTTCTTTATGAAAACGGCGAATTCTACTTCATCGAGATGAACACCCGGCTTCAGGTCGAACATCCGGTGACCGAAGCGATCTTTGGCGTCGACCTCGTGCGCGAGCAGATCCGTGTCGCCGAAGGGCTGCCCATGTCCTTCACGCAGGACGATCTTTCGATCAACGGGCACGCCATCGAGGTGCGCATCAACGCCGAAAAACTTCCCGAATTTTCGCCGCGCCCCGGCACGATCAGCCAGTTTCACGCGCCCGGCGGTCTGGGGGTGCGCATGGATTCCGCACTCTATGACGGCTACAAGATCCCGCCCTATTACGACAGCCTCATTGCCAAGCTCATCGTGCATGGCCGCGACCGGCCCGAGGCGCTCGCCCGGCTCAACCGCGCCCTGTCCGAGCTGATCGTCGACGGGATCGACACCACGGTGCCGCTGTTTCACGCGCTTTTGCAAGAACCCGATATTCATTCCGGCAATTACAACATCCACTGGCTGGAGCACTGGCTGGAAACCAATCTTCGCGAGTGAGGGATCGCACCGCGCCACGCCATGAGTGACGATGACCATAGTCTGACGCCACAACTGCTGCTGCAAGGGTATGCGCAGGGTGTCTTTCCCATGGCCGAGTCGCGCGAAGACCCCTCGGTGTTCTGGGTCGACCCAAGTGACCGGGGCATTCTGCCGCTCGACGGGTTTCACATCTCCCGCTCTCTGGCCCGGCGTATGCGGCGCGGCGGCTATGACATCACGCTGAACCAGTGCTTTGATGAGGTGGTGCTGGCCTGTGCCGACCGTCAGGACACCTGGATCAATGCGCAGATATTCGATCTTTACAGGCAATTGCATGCGCTTGGGCATGCGCATTCGCTGGAAATCTGGCACGACGATGCGTTGATTGGCGGGGTTTACGGTGTCGCGCTGGGGGCTGCGTTCTTTGGCGAAAGCATGTTTTCCCGGGCCACCGATGGCTCAAAGCTGGCGCTCACGCATCTTGTGGATCACCTGCGGTGCTGCGACTTCCACCTCTTCGATACGCAATTCATCACCGGACATCTGGCCAGCCTTGGCGCTGTCGAAATCCCCCGCCGCAGCTATCATGCGCTCCTGCGCCCTGCGCTGCAATTGCCCGCCGACATCCTGTCCCGGCCGCTGGACACGAACCCTCAGGGTGTCTTGCAGCGCATGACCCAGACATCATAGCGTGGATGTTCCAGCGCGTTCAGCGCGGGCGACGAGGCAATCATCCAACCTTCGAAAACCGGCCCCGATGCGCCCTCTTCCGCAATGGTGACAAACGCATAGGCATCGCCCGTCGGATTGCCAGCCGGAAACCGGCATTCGCGCAGATGCACTTTCAGGCGGCCGATCTCGTAAATCCCGTTATTGTCGATGTCCATATCGGTGACCTGACCATCAACCTTGTCAAGCCAGCGCAGCTTGGCACCGGTCCCGGTGGCGACCTGCTGCGCCGCGGCGGCCTGCCCCGTCAGAAGCAGCGCCAGCAGCGCCCAGCGGATCATTCGGCCGCCTCGGACTCGCCACCATCCCCGGCGACAAATTTCATCAGCAGCGAAATCAGGCTGATCGACCCTTGGGTGAATTCGATCTCATCCCCTGCCGCCAGTGCAAAAGGCGAACCGCCAGGCAGGATTTCCACGAAATTGCCGCCCAAAAGCCCCTCGGAGCTGACCGCCACCGCGCTGTCATCTGGCACGTCGATGCCCTCTCGCACGGTGAAAAGGGTGTTGGCGCGATAGGTCTCGGGGTCAAGCTCGATCGAGGTGACGCGCCCCACCTTGACGCCTGCAAGGCGCACATCCGTCCCCACATCCACACCATCAGCGCTACGGAAACTGGCCATCAACGGATATTCCGTCTGCCCGGTCGTAATGCCGGTCATCTGGCCTGCATAGATCAGAAAACCGACCGCAGCGGCCAGCACCGCCCCGCCGACGATGACTTCAGTGGTGTTCTCCGACATGTGTCCGCCCTATTCCGGCTGCCAGGCCTCGTAATCGGCCCGATCGGCCGGGGCCCCCTTGCGGATCGATCCGGCAGGCGCATAGGCCAGCGCCGTACCGGTCAGGTTGTCCTGATGCGGTTTTTCCCAGGCCTTGCGCGGCAGGGGCGCTTCGGTGGGCGGTGCATCGAACGTATGGTGCAGCCAGCCATGCCATTCCGGGCTCACCCGGCTGGCCTCGGCTTCGCCGTTGAACATGACCCAGCGGCGGCTGTCATCATGGGTGCGGAAATAGACATTGCCCTGATCGTCCTCACCGACCTTCACGCCCTTGCGCCAGCTCCAGAGCTGGGTGTTGAGCGTGGCCCCGTCCCACCAGGTAAAGGCGCGCAAAACGGTTCTGAAAAGTCCCATGAAAGCCTCCGGCATTTATCGGATTCAGATATGGCGTATCCGGGCGAAAAGGTCCAGCGCAGAGGCGCTCTGAGTGGCAAGGTGCGCCATAATGCGCACCTGTCGCAGCATCAGCTCGCGCTCGTGCCTTCCTTCTTGGTGTCCGCATAGATCATCAGCGGGGCCGCGTCCGAATTCGCCGCCTCCTCGTTGACGACCACTTCCTCAACCGTATCCATCCCCGGCAGGTCGAACATCGTGTCCAGAAGAATGCTCTCCAGGATCGAGCGCAGCCCGCGCGCACCGGTCTTGCGCTCGATGGCGCGCTTGGCAATGGCGCTCAGCGCATCTTCGGTAAAGGTCAGCTGCACGTCTTCCAGTTCGAACAACCGCTGATACTGTTTGACCAGCGCG
This window harbors:
- the accB gene encoding acetyl-CoA carboxylase biotin carboxyl carrier protein, which gives rise to MPKTNHESDVAFIKALAELLNENELTELQVKREYGENDSLNVRVSRRQDVAAQVALPAAAPVAAAAPAAAAPAASAAEPAAPADDPANHPGAVTSPMVGTVYMQAEPGAPSFVSVGDQVSEGDTLLIVEAMKTMNHIPAPRSGTVKRILIEDGAAVEFGSPLMIIE
- the acs gene encoding acetate--CoA ligase gives rise to the protein MSSKTYPPSSEFSSGAHVDAGRYEEMYAASLADPEGFWAEQAKRIDWIKPFTRVKDVDFSFGNVSIKWFEDGTLNVSANCIDRHLATRGDQTAIIFEPDDPNEPAQHITYKELHAQVCKMANVLKALGVGKGDRVVLYLPMIPEAAYAMLACTRIGAIHSIVFAGFSPDALGARVNGCDAKLVITADHAPRGGRITKLKDNVNQALLNDFDEVKCLVVKRTGDPIAWRNELDFWWHEEAEKVSDDCPPEEMGAEDPLFILYTSGSTGQPKGVVHTTGGYLTYAAMTHEITFDYHDGDIYWCTADVGWVTGHSYIVYGPLANGATTLMFEGVPTYPDASRFWQVCEKHKVNQFYTAPTALRALMGQGNSFVEACDLSSLKVLGTVGEPINPEAWNWYNEVVGQGRCPIVDTWWQTETGGHLMTPLPGAHALKPGAAMKPFFGVKPVVLEPASGEIIEGNGVEGVLCIADSWPGQMRTVWGDHERFMKTYFADYKGYYFTGDGCRRDEDGDYWITGRVDDVINVSGHRMGTAEVESALVAHSKVSEAAVVGYPHAIKGQGIYCYVTLMAGEEPSDELRQELRTWVRQEIGPIASPDLIQWAPGLPKTRSGKIMRRILRKIAENDYATLGDTSTLADPSVVDDLIENRMNKA
- a CDS encoding DMT family transporter — translated: MSTLTATSPDVARTQGMLLVFLAGVLWSTVGLGIRLIEEAQVWQILIYRSAALSLLLFVVIRLRSGRNPFALARRAGWIGFLGAVSLVAAYSGGIYAIQTTSVANAMLLFASAPFMTAILGLLILRERVRWQTWAAIALAIAGITVMVWDKSGATQWSGNLAALGSAFGFAVFTITLRINRAGETLPIVFLSGIIGIPIMILICTASGLPLLITPRDTSIALAMGMFQVGAGLVLYTLGSRSVPAVELTLLSLAEVVLAPFWVWLVIGEVPSHFTIIGGAILLLAIIGNAVTGIRRKPPILPG
- a CDS encoding branched-chain amino acid ABC transporter permease, translated to MFGLDNKDFKLFMIVVGLTMLAPFILNPFPEGSGLAQFNAGYPDLMQRFVIFGIFAIGFNILFGLTGYLSFGHAAFLGIGSYGAMWTMKLITLNVIPAILVGVFFAGLFAIAVGYISLRRSGIYFSILTLAFAQMSYALAYSVLTPITGGETGLQIKPTDRPILSSLEDGEIGRASLFGMDMRASFELEVGSWLFTFNSGYYIAAVVMLIAFYLSIRIFRSPFGMMLRAVKSNQQRMNYTGLNSKPYTLAAFVISGMYAGLAGGLMVAMDTQVGPERMFWTASGEVVLMTILGGAGTLIGPVLGAGMIKYMENIISKINSNILHEWFYWMPDGMEDFVIAIIYPFIGKGWHLTLGIIFMLVVIFLPGGLVEGGQRIRKLFSKKASTGGDDKATQSTPAE
- a CDS encoding DUF2155 domain-containing protein, encoding MIRWALLALLLTGQAAAAQQVATGTGAKLRWLDKVDGQVTDMDIDNNGIYEIGRLKVHLRECRFPAGNPTGDAYAFVTIAEEGASGPVFEGWMIASSPALNALEHPRYDVWVMRCKTP
- a CDS encoding ABC transporter ATP-binding protein codes for the protein MNVKPDFSKGHSHAETAPAFLSVWSLQAYYGESYIVQDISFNVHEGEILALLGRNGAGKTTTLRSIARMDNPQVLHGEIWLDHQPLHKMKSHEAAAVGIGLVPEDRCIIPGLTVEENLQLAQIAPPIGWSLDRLYELFPRLAERRKQEGVTLSGGEQQMLAVARALARDIKVLLLDEPYEGLAPVIVDEIEKTLRVIKEQGITTIIVEQNAIRALELADRAVILDTGGIVFDGTAAEVLENESLRAEYLAI
- a CDS encoding DMT family transporter — translated: MASQTGKTGPQRLTTLGGFTCARKVMTELSQKDIYSPPMRAIHGILCVEIAMVFYAVQDAMMKSLLETYSVWMLIFFRALVSVIILSPIILWLGAPYRILTPLWPIHAVRGALFAIAFALFYAAFPFMGLAEVVTIFFSAPLFTAILAALWLKETIGPHRAGALIVGFIGILIAMNPTGDSFTWVALLPLGTAVMYAVSQVLARIIGDRETTLTVGLHTLFFSGLAILPFGWLVAQIVGGNPEFRHLDFNFFSQFWAGWDILIFMGAIGMVGYVLLGRAYQVAPASLIAPFDYTYLPIAVALGYFLFDEVPPQTTILGMGLIILSGLYLGYREIRALRKTEEPAIVAETTFVPGNPLPAQVTDEYEAPDQPGSR
- the mlaD gene encoding outer membrane lipid asymmetry maintenance protein MlaD, translating into MSENTTEVIVGGAVLAAAVGFLIYAGQMTGITTGQTEYPLMASFRSADGVDVGTDVRLAGVKVGRVTSIELDPETYRANTLFTVREGIDVPDDSAVAVSSEGLLGGNFVEILPGGSPFALAAGDEIEFTQGSISLISLLMKFVAGDGGESEAAE
- a CDS encoding ABC transporter ATP-binding protein — encoded protein: MGILEVSNVNKRFGGLQALGDVNLSVQDQSVHAIIGPNGAGKSTLLNCLVGKLIPDTGSVMFDGQSVLGRKPYEINQMGISRVFQTPEIFGDLTVLENMMIPIFAKRDGAFRMHAIESSNNESEVIDQAMEMLESLNMADARNDHAAAMSRGNKRRLEIGMCLAQNPRLLLLDEPTAGMARADTNNTIDLLKQIKDERDITIAIIEHDMHVVFSLAERITVLAQGTPLVEDTPDNIKGHPKVREAYLGESA
- the aat gene encoding leucyl/phenylalanyl-tRNA--protein transferase — encoded protein: MSDDDHSLTPQLLLQGYAQGVFPMAESREDPSVFWVDPSDRGILPLDGFHISRSLARRMRRGGYDITLNQCFDEVVLACADRQDTWINAQIFDLYRQLHALGHAHSLEIWHDDALIGGVYGVALGAAFFGESMFSRATDGSKLALTHLVDHLRCCDFHLFDTQFITGHLASLGAVEIPRRSYHALLRPALQLPADILSRPLDTNPQGVLQRMTQTS
- the accC gene encoding acetyl-CoA carboxylase biotin carboxylase subunit, coding for MFEKILVANRGEIALRVIRAAREMGIRSVAVHSTADSDAMHVRMADESVCIGPPPGVDSYLSIPAIIAACEVTGAQAIHPGYGFLSENANFVQIVEDHGLSFIGPTAEHIRIMGDKITAKDTMKKLGVPCVPGSDGGVANLAEAKKLAGEMGYPVIVKATAGGGGRGMKVAESAEKLESAFMTARSEAKSAFGNDEVYIEKYLTTPRHIEIQVFGDGKGQAVHLGERDCSLQRRHQKVLEEAPGPVITDEERARIGKICADAVAQINYAGAGTIEFLYENGEFYFIEMNTRLQVEHPVTEAIFGVDLVREQIRVAEGLPMSFTQDDLSINGHAIEVRINAEKLPEFSPRPGTISQFHAPGGLGVRMDSALYDGYKIPPYYDSLIAKLIVHGRDRPEALARLNRALSELIVDGIDTTVPLFHALLQEPDIHSGNYNIHWLEHWLETNLRE
- a CDS encoding DMT family transporter, encoding MPASRPLWLAFAPVIFLCLWSGGYAVAKLGLHYTGPLTLLALRFGVVVVVMGAIFIVLRPPVPKTRAEWGHLAMVGFLIQAVYFGMSYIAFHAGVAAGTVALLMSLQPVLVALIVPRWNGERVGGRQWLGLGLGLAGAGLVISARLSIETPSLIGFVFAFLGLAGITGGSLWEKRFGLSHHPVTANLVGYAAGLVGIVPAMLLLEDMQVHWTWEFGAALAYLVIGNSVIAVGLLLAMIRAGDVARVSALLFLVPPGAALVAWALLGEVMPPLAWLGMAVAGAGVFLAMRKEKTSRE